In Hoeflea ulvae, one genomic interval encodes:
- the rpmA gene encoding 50S ribosomal protein L27: protein MAHKKAGGSTRNGRDSESKRLGVKKFGGEAVISGNIILRQRGTKWHPGTGVGLGKDHTIFAVQPGNVDFRKKANGRTYVSVVAKAEAAE from the coding sequence ATGGCACACAAAAAAGCTGGCGGTTCAACGCGTAACGGTCGCGATTCCGAATCCAAGCGCCTCGGCGTGAAGAAGTTCGGTGGCGAAGCCGTGATTTCCGGCAACATCATCCTGCGTCAGCGCGGCACCAAGTGGCATCCCGGCACAGGCGTAGGCCTGGGCAAGGATCACACCATTTTTGCCGTGCAGCCGGGCAATGTTGACTTTCGCAAGAAAGCCAACGGCCGAACCTATGTATCTGTCGTCGCGAAAGCGGAAGCAGCCGAATAA
- a CDS encoding TRAP transporter small permease subunit codes for MLVKIDNAVGLINQTLKYVAAALLLFVAVLIAFDVIMRFIFNKPVIGIAEIVANGILIIAFLQLSYAVRIGGMLRSELLVNRVGKRGKAVLEAVTSALGMVLFSLIAWASWSPMMSAIRTLEFEGHASFQVPVWPVKVVIVSCAILAVLNYLILIAKAAGGEPEPTGSVVDL; via the coding sequence ATGCTGGTAAAAATTGACAATGCAGTAGGTTTGATAAATCAGACCCTCAAGTATGTTGCGGCCGCTCTGTTGCTCTTCGTTGCCGTCCTGATCGCATTTGACGTGATCATGCGCTTTATCTTCAACAAGCCGGTCATCGGCATCGCAGAGATTGTTGCCAATGGAATTCTCATCATTGCGTTTCTTCAGCTGAGCTATGCGGTGCGAATCGGCGGCATGTTGCGGTCGGAATTGTTGGTCAACCGGGTCGGTAAGCGCGGCAAGGCAGTTCTTGAAGCCGTCACGTCCGCCCTGGGCATGGTGTTGTTTTCCTTGATTGCCTGGGCATCCTGGTCGCCGATGATGAGCGCCATCCGGACGCTGGAATTCGAGGGGCACGCTTCCTTTCAGGTTCCTGTGTGGCCCGTCAAGGTTGTCATCGTCAGCTGCGCCATTCTGGCGGTTTTGAACTATCTCATCTTGATAGCCAAGGCAGCCGGCGGGGAGCCTGAACCAACCGGTTCAGTCGTCGACCTGTAG
- a CDS encoding C4-dicarboxylate TRAP transporter substrate-binding protein has protein sequence MSKTVQGLILSAVLLSSSSLVQADEINIRMGSGHPIGLLAYTESAHDWFAPELKKRVEARTEHTVNIQELHAGQVAKVTEVLEATRDGILDIGFISLIFEPSNGYLQTFTLFLPFNSPDAKVVTEAARNTFEQFPEMYTSFETEHNQIYLGGACLENYGLGSNFAWSDFADLEGHKIAGAGTNLDWIVGATAVSSNLNEAYQSIQSGVYEGYLSASAWWHKFKLNEVAPYFTKTDFGAQYLNAVTINKQSWERMPPEVQEIIKEMGAEWSDVTAEVCARNDAEGLDKLRELNVEVTEISEAAKADWATALKDFPNRMATELNSRGFKGTEVLNFYMDEVEKLGHAWPYRYEVK, from the coding sequence ATGTCAAAAACCGTGCAAGGTCTAATTCTGTCAGCAGTCCTGCTTTCCTCATCCAGCCTGGTTCAGGCTGACGAGATCAACATCCGCATGGGCTCTGGCCATCCGATCGGCCTGCTGGCCTATACGGAAAGTGCTCATGACTGGTTTGCTCCGGAACTGAAAAAGCGCGTGGAAGCGCGCACCGAGCACACTGTCAACATCCAGGAGCTCCATGCCGGCCAGGTGGCGAAGGTCACCGAGGTGCTTGAGGCAACACGCGATGGTATTCTCGATATCGGGTTCATTTCCCTGATTTTCGAGCCGTCCAACGGATATCTGCAGACGTTCACACTTTTCCTGCCGTTCAATTCACCGGACGCGAAAGTGGTGACGGAAGCTGCGCGCAATACGTTCGAGCAGTTTCCTGAAATGTACACGTCCTTCGAGACTGAGCACAACCAGATCTATCTGGGCGGGGCCTGCCTTGAAAACTACGGGCTCGGTTCGAATTTCGCGTGGTCGGATTTTGCTGACCTTGAAGGCCACAAGATTGCTGGCGCCGGGACAAATCTCGACTGGATCGTCGGAGCCACGGCTGTCTCGTCAAACCTCAATGAAGCCTACCAATCAATCCAGTCGGGCGTCTACGAAGGGTATTTGAGCGCATCGGCATGGTGGCACAAATTCAAGCTCAATGAAGTGGCGCCCTATTTCACCAAGACCGATTTTGGTGCGCAGTATCTCAACGCAGTTACGATCAACAAGCAGAGTTGGGAGCGTATGCCCCCTGAAGTTCAGGAGATCATCAAGGAGATGGGAGCTGAATGGTCCGACGTCACCGCAGAGGTCTGCGCACGCAACGATGCGGAAGGACTCGACAAGCTGCGTGAGTTGAACGTCGAGGTTACTGAAATCTCCGAGGCGGCAAAAGCCGACTGGGCGACTGCGCTGAAGGATTTCCCCAATCGCATGGCGACGGAGTTGAACTCGCGCGGCTTCAAGGGAACCGAAGTGCTTAACTTCTACATGGACGAGGTCGAAAAGCTCGGTCACGCCTGGCCTTATCGCTACGAAGTTAAATAA
- a CDS encoding amidase: MASEFAFKTIRELSNGLSRKEYSPTELLASIRAHYEQLEPKLNMFVHVDFELAQRQAAASEARIMNGSTLSELDGIPTSIKDLIAVKGMPMRAGSRATPDQPQTVDAPSVERLRNAGAVILGKSTTSEFGCKAVGDSVLTGITRNPWDTARTPGGSSCGAAAMVAAGLVPYALGTDGGGSVRIPAALTGLFGIKANFGRVAVFPTSATPTLAHVGPLTHTAEDASIVLSTIAGYDRRDPFTVVGAQPNFSGGTKSYRNLRIAWSPTLGYGRVDPEVLQLTEQAVKHIERLGLNVDLVDQVMEDPIDMWTAEFYAGVGTRLNNTIRNKPELLDPPVLEILQKALEQDMQDYYQSVFRRYEFREKMRAFFDVYDILLTPTLPVTAFKAGLDVPPGYEDKNIVSWATFTYPFNLTGQPAASIPVGFASNGMPVGLQAISSTHDEISILALAHAYQKSSKYHLENPGLHSS, encoded by the coding sequence ATGGCATCTGAATTTGCATTCAAGACCATCCGCGAGTTGAGCAATGGGCTCTCACGCAAGGAATACTCGCCAACCGAACTGTTGGCGAGTATTCGCGCGCACTACGAGCAGCTTGAACCGAAACTCAACATGTTTGTCCATGTTGATTTCGAGCTTGCGCAGCGGCAGGCCGCAGCCAGCGAGGCGCGGATCATGAACGGCAGCACGCTGAGTGAACTCGATGGCATTCCCACTTCCATCAAGGACCTCATCGCAGTAAAGGGCATGCCCATGAGGGCGGGTTCCAGAGCAACGCCGGATCAGCCGCAAACCGTTGACGCACCATCGGTGGAACGGCTGCGCAATGCCGGTGCGGTCATTCTCGGCAAGTCGACGACAAGCGAATTCGGATGCAAGGCGGTGGGCGACAGCGTGCTGACAGGCATTACCCGCAATCCTTGGGATACCGCCCGGACCCCCGGTGGCTCCAGCTGCGGGGCAGCCGCAATGGTTGCCGCCGGACTGGTGCCCTATGCGCTGGGAACGGATGGGGGTGGTTCCGTTCGCATCCCCGCTGCGCTGACGGGGCTGTTCGGTATCAAGGCGAATTTTGGCCGTGTGGCAGTCTTCCCGACTTCAGCGACGCCTACATTGGCCCATGTCGGACCTTTGACACATACAGCTGAGGACGCGTCCATCGTTCTCAGCACAATTGCCGGTTATGACCGCCGGGATCCGTTTACAGTCGTTGGTGCTCAGCCCAACTTCAGCGGTGGAACAAAGTCCTATCGCAACCTGAGAATCGCCTGGAGCCCGACGCTCGGCTATGGTCGTGTTGATCCGGAAGTTCTGCAATTAACCGAGCAGGCGGTCAAGCACATCGAAAGGCTGGGGCTGAATGTCGATCTGGTTGATCAGGTCATGGAAGATCCTATCGATATGTGGACCGCAGAATTTTATGCGGGCGTCGGCACCAGATTGAATAACACTATCCGGAACAAGCCTGAATTGCTGGATCCGCCTGTGCTGGAAATTCTCCAAAAGGCGCTTGAGCAGGATATGCAGGATTACTACCAGAGTGTCTTCAGGCGCTACGAATTCCGCGAGAAAATGCGCGCGTTTTTCGATGTTTACGATATCCTGTTGACCCCTACGTTGCCTGTGACGGCCTTCAAGGCCGGGCTTGATGTTCCGCCCGGCTACGAGGACAAGAACATTGTCTCCTGGGCCACATTTACCTACCCGTTCAATCTCACCGGGCAGCCGGCCGCCTCGATACCGGTGGGCTTTGCCAGCAATGGGATGCCGGTCGGGCTGCAGGCGATTTCCTCCACTCATGATGAGATTTCCATTCTCGCCCTGGCTCACGCGTATCAAAAATCGTCAAAATACCACCTGGAAAATCCCGGTTTGCATTCTTCCTAA
- a CDS encoding 50S ribosomal protein L21, translating to MFAVIKTGGKQYRVAANDVLTIEKLEGAAGDTVEFNEILMVGEGAGATVGAPLVEGALVVAEVVEQGRARKVIAFKKRRRQNSKRMRGHRQHQTVVRIIDILTGGAKPSKKAAAKKEAAPKSADAAPATLFTAPKGKSDDLTTIKGIGPVAAGQLNEQGITTFAQIAKLSDKDIVRIDEAMPFSADQISDWRDQAKALGK from the coding sequence ATGTTCGCAGTCATTAAAACCGGCGGTAAGCAGTACCGCGTCGCCGCCAATGACGTTCTGACGATCGAAAAGCTCGAGGGCGCCGCTGGCGATACCGTCGAGTTCAACGAAATTCTCATGGTCGGCGAAGGCGCCGGCGCAACCGTTGGCGCTCCGCTTGTCGAAGGTGCCCTGGTTGTTGCAGAAGTTGTCGAGCAGGGCCGCGCCCGCAAGGTTATCGCCTTCAAGAAGCGCCGCCGGCAGAACTCCAAGCGCATGCGCGGTCATCGTCAGCACCAGACGGTCGTCCGGATCATCGACATCCTGACCGGTGGCGCCAAGCCTTCGAAAAAGGCTGCCGCGAAGAAGGAAGCCGCACCCAAATCGGCTGACGCAGCGCCGGCAACCCTGTTCACCGCGCCGAAGGGCAAGTCCGATGACCTGACCACGATCAAGGGCATCGGCCCGGTCGCAGCCGGTCAGCTCAACGAGCAGGGCATCACCACCTTTGCCCAGATCGCCAAGCTCAGCGACAAGGACATCGTCCGCATCGACGAAGCCATGCCGTTCAGCGCTGACCAGATCTCGGACTGGCGTGACCAGGCCAAGGCACTCGGCAAGTAA
- a CDS encoding LysR substrate-binding domain-containing protein, protein MSGRLSELLQLGSLDLALMFDIQPMSGLRTEPVLSEKLCLLVPRDHPLAGKQGVRLDEITQLNLVLPSPSNSIRKHISGACEAEGLSLNVVADIDSYGGLLGLVKRGFCTILPTYLALQHADRAEMVAVDFIRPELEWTVHLAARHDATRPRASLVTGQLLTEVCKNLVSEGKWPGEIINRA, encoded by the coding sequence ATGAGCGGCCGGCTGAGCGAACTCTTGCAATTGGGCAGTCTCGACCTTGCGCTCATGTTTGACATCCAGCCCATGTCGGGTCTACGAACCGAGCCTGTCCTGAGTGAGAAGCTTTGCCTTCTTGTTCCGAGGGATCATCCACTGGCCGGGAAACAGGGCGTCAGGCTTGATGAGATTACGCAGCTCAATCTTGTATTGCCGAGTCCCAGCAATTCTATCCGCAAACATATAAGTGGTGCCTGCGAAGCCGAGGGACTGTCTTTGAATGTGGTCGCGGATATCGATTCTTACGGTGGGCTTCTTGGACTGGTCAAACGTGGGTTCTGCACCATCTTGCCGACTTACCTCGCCCTACAACATGCCGACCGGGCTGAGATGGTCGCCGTTGATTTCATAAGGCCGGAACTGGAATGGACGGTCCACTTAGCTGCGCGGCATGACGCAACCCGCCCGAGGGCGAGCCTGGTTACCGGGCAGTTGCTCACGGAAGTGTGCAAGAATTTGGTTTCAGAGGGCAAATGGCCCGGCGAAATCATCAATCGAGCGTAG
- a CDS encoding tyrosine-type recombinase/integrase, whose translation MRKPPDSAPTFSEAAEQVFRDHKASWDNPKHQQQWMTTLRTYAFPVLGEMRVDQIQTPDILKVLSPIWLSKAETARRVRQRIGTVLDWAGSAGYRRGENPTSGVTKGLPKQQKTKKHHAALPYADVPAFVARLRSSTNDGQIARLAFEFLILTASRTGEVLEASWKEIDLENALWTVPAERMKAKLAHRVPLSNRCIEILKQARQLDVASPYLFPGTASDRPFSNAVFLSMLKRMEVACITTTEITAFYFYGVACRMTGPFRCSKQSKQAIMETTSHSILL comes from the coding sequence TTGAGAAAACCACCTGATTCCGCGCCGACTTTCAGCGAAGCAGCCGAGCAGGTCTTTCGGGACCACAAGGCCAGCTGGGATAACCCCAAGCACCAGCAACAATGGATGACGACGCTCAGGACCTACGCTTTTCCAGTGTTGGGCGAGATGCGCGTGGATCAGATCCAGACGCCTGACATCCTGAAGGTGTTGTCGCCGATCTGGCTGAGCAAAGCAGAAACAGCGCGCAGGGTAAGGCAGCGGATTGGCACTGTGCTGGATTGGGCTGGTAGTGCCGGATACCGGCGCGGTGAAAACCCGACATCTGGTGTCACCAAAGGCCTGCCCAAGCAGCAGAAGACAAAAAAACACCATGCGGCATTGCCCTATGCCGATGTGCCAGCCTTCGTCGCTCGGCTGCGCTCATCAACCAATGACGGCCAGATCGCACGCCTTGCATTCGAATTCCTGATTTTGACAGCCAGCCGAACCGGTGAGGTGCTTGAGGCCAGCTGGAAAGAGATCGACCTGGAGAACGCGCTGTGGACGGTTCCTGCCGAGCGGATGAAGGCCAAGCTTGCGCATCGGGTTCCGCTGAGTAACCGGTGCATCGAAATACTAAAGCAAGCCCGGCAACTGGATGTCGCCAGCCCTTATCTGTTTCCGGGCACCGCCAGCGACCGACCGTTCTCGAATGCCGTGTTCCTGTCGATGCTGAAGCGAATGGAAGTGGCCTGCATTACTACTACCGAAATAACAGCCTTCTATTTCTATGGTGTAGCTTGCAGAATGACCGGACCATTCAGGTGTTCAAAGCAATCAAAGCAAGCCATCATGGAGACGACCTCCCACAGCATTTTGTTGTAG
- a CDS encoding cyclase family protein produces MARRIVDLSLTIEDNMPAHKLFQSPVYLKALSHESTAALGLGVPDDAMTFQTNFIGMLDHVGTHVDAFLHVNPKGAPVDEMPLDLFMGKSVCLDLRHIGNLEDITVEHMEAAEQKAGVKVDGHIVLLCTGFHNRNLNDPKALVWGNPGLTTGATQWLFDRGSKMHGVEGPSTDKPSDNIFAQHRLCRDLGISHFEWLVNLEELLGKGEFEFIGLPIKFKGGSGSPVRAVALLDE; encoded by the coding sequence ATGGCCAGACGTATTGTAGATTTGAGCCTGACGATCGAAGACAACATGCCTGCGCACAAGTTGTTTCAAAGCCCCGTCTATCTGAAGGCCTTGAGCCATGAAAGCACAGCCGCCCTCGGCCTAGGTGTGCCGGATGATGCCATGACCTTCCAGACCAATTTCATCGGAATGCTCGACCATGTCGGCACGCATGTCGATGCCTTCCTGCACGTCAATCCAAAGGGTGCGCCCGTGGATGAAATGCCGCTCGACTTGTTCATGGGAAAATCGGTTTGTCTGGATTTGCGCCACATCGGTAATCTTGAGGACATCACGGTAGAGCATATGGAGGCCGCCGAGCAGAAAGCCGGCGTCAAGGTCGATGGACACATCGTTCTTCTGTGCACCGGTTTTCACAATCGCAACCTGAATGATCCGAAGGCACTGGTCTGGGGCAATCCCGGTCTGACCACCGGCGCAACGCAGTGGCTGTTTGATCGCGGCTCCAAAATGCACGGTGTCGAAGGGCCATCCACAGACAAGCCATCCGACAATATTTTCGCCCAGCACAGGCTGTGCCGCGATTTGGGAATTTCGCATTTCGAATGGCTGGTCAATCTCGAAGAGCTTCTGGGCAAGGGCGAGTTTGAATTCATCGGCTTGCCGATCAAGTTCAAGGGCGGCTCAGGTTCCCCCGTTCGCGCGGTCGCTTTGCTGGACGAATAG
- a CDS encoding LysR family transcriptional regulator — protein sequence MELRDLHSLIGISETGSLSGAANKLNLTQPALSASLKRLEAELGVLLVRRHSRGAELTHEGKFVLQKAYDIVREVAEVTSVVESFSEEPVGLVRVGLPTTIAAGLITEFFHCCGHVFLRFASMLSKP from the coding sequence TTGGAACTGCGCGACCTTCATTCGCTAATCGGAATTTCCGAGACAGGCAGCCTGTCTGGCGCCGCCAACAAACTCAATCTGACACAGCCGGCACTCAGCGCGTCGCTGAAGCGATTGGAGGCTGAATTGGGCGTGTTGCTGGTCAGGCGTCATTCCCGCGGAGCCGAGCTCACGCATGAAGGCAAATTCGTTCTTCAGAAAGCCTACGACATCGTACGTGAAGTTGCCGAGGTGACGTCGGTCGTCGAAAGCTTCTCGGAAGAACCGGTAGGCTTGGTCAGGGTTGGACTTCCGACCACCATTGCTGCCGGTCTTATCACCGAATTTTTCCATTGCTGCGGTCACGTTTTCCTCAGATTCGCATCAATGTTGTCGAAGCCATGA
- a CDS encoding bifunctional diguanylate cyclase/phosphodiesterase, producing the protein MQARRKSELSALQNEILEAVATGVPFAVVADTLCRRAETLAPGAFCTIAGVDAEGLIRPLAGPSLPKSYGEALDGAAIGPKVGSCGTAAYFGIPVEVTDIATDERWKDFQDLVLPLGLKACWSSPIKSPEGRVVGTFAFYYSTSRGPSELERQLVDTCVHLCAIAMERDEVSRRLRHLAYHDQLTGLFNRYAFDEVIARNMAAPARRFGLLLLDIDNLKLVNDAMGHSVGDAVIREVGQRLSSPGSGMNVYRLGGDEFAILCRDCDNAEQMAELAGRLLGQMEQPYECDRNTIILQVTIGGVLSDHGDTGADMLRQNADLALHHAKRVARGGYVLFHPGLRSAIQCRTEQIALLDKALDEDRVLAHFQPVICMRRAKIVGVEALARIRTDEGKIISAGAFAMGLTDSKNAFRLTSCMLEKVAGAMRGWLDQGLELRHVAINLSTVDFQRGNLEERLRSAFSAHDVPLHNLQIEVTENVLMDQDVASQVARLREQGMQVALDDFGTGYASLSHLKDFPLDYIKIDKSFVDSLLTDTACNAIVEALISMADKMKIGIIAEGIETAEQAERLLEIGCPLAQGYFYARPVDGETIATLMRSFGGKIRRQDPATDRLRTPA; encoded by the coding sequence ATGCAAGCAAGGCGCAAGTCGGAACTTTCGGCACTGCAGAACGAGATACTTGAGGCCGTGGCCACGGGTGTCCCTTTTGCCGTGGTTGCCGATACCTTGTGCCGCCGCGCCGAAACGCTTGCGCCGGGCGCCTTCTGCACGATCGCCGGTGTTGACGCCGAAGGGCTGATCCGCCCGCTCGCCGGGCCCAGCCTGCCGAAATCCTATGGTGAGGCGCTGGACGGGGCCGCCATCGGGCCAAAGGTCGGATCCTGCGGAACCGCCGCCTATTTCGGCATTCCGGTCGAAGTCACCGATATCGCCACGGATGAGCGCTGGAAGGATTTTCAGGATCTGGTGCTGCCGCTGGGGCTGAAGGCCTGCTGGTCGAGCCCGATCAAGTCTCCCGAAGGCCGGGTCGTCGGCACATTCGCATTCTATTACAGCACGTCGCGCGGACCCAGCGAACTGGAACGGCAGCTCGTCGACACCTGCGTCCATCTGTGTGCCATCGCCATGGAGCGGGACGAGGTCAGCCGCCGCTTGCGCCATCTGGCCTATCATGACCAGTTGACCGGCCTGTTCAACCGCTATGCCTTTGATGAAGTCATCGCCCGCAACATGGCTGCGCCGGCGCGGCGCTTCGGCCTGTTGCTGCTCGATATCGACAATCTCAAGCTGGTCAATGACGCCATGGGCCATTCGGTCGGAGATGCGGTGATACGCGAAGTCGGCCAACGGCTATCCAGCCCGGGCAGCGGAATGAATGTCTACCGGCTCGGCGGCGATGAGTTCGCCATTCTGTGCCGTGATTGCGACAACGCCGAACAGATGGCCGAGCTTGCCGGACGGCTGCTCGGCCAGATGGAGCAGCCCTATGAATGTGACCGCAACACCATCATCCTGCAGGTCACCATTGGCGGCGTTCTGAGCGACCACGGTGACACCGGCGCCGACATGCTGCGTCAGAATGCGGATCTCGCGCTGCATCATGCCAAGCGGGTGGCACGAGGCGGATATGTCCTTTTCCACCCCGGCCTGCGCAGCGCGATCCAGTGCCGCACCGAGCAGATCGCGCTGTTGGACAAGGCGCTGGATGAAGACCGGGTGCTGGCACATTTCCAGCCGGTGATCTGCATGCGCCGCGCCAAGATCGTCGGTGTCGAAGCGCTTGCGCGTATCCGCACCGATGAGGGAAAGATCATCAGCGCGGGCGCCTTTGCCATGGGGCTGACCGATTCCAAGAATGCCTTTCGCCTGACCAGCTGCATGCTGGAGAAAGTTGCCGGCGCCATGCGCGGCTGGCTCGACCAGGGACTGGAACTGCGCCATGTGGCGATCAATCTCTCGACGGTCGATTTCCAGCGCGGCAATCTCGAAGAGCGTCTGCGGTCGGCCTTTTCCGCCCATGATGTGCCGCTGCACAATCTCCAGATCGAAGTCACCGAAAATGTGTTGATGGATCAGGACGTGGCCAGCCAGGTGGCCCGTTTGCGCGAGCAGGGCATGCAGGTTGCGCTTGACGATTTCGGCACCGGCTATGCCTCGCTGAGCCATCTCAAGGATTTCCCGCTCGACTATATCAAGATCGACAAGTCCTTTGTCGACAGCCTGCTCACCGACACGGCCTGCAATGCCATCGTCGAGGCGCTGATCAGCATGGCGGACAAGATGAAGATCGGCATTATCGCCGAGGGGATCGAGACGGCAGAGCAGGCGGAACGGCTGCTCGAGATCGGCTGTCCGCTGGCGCAGGGCTATTTTTATGCCCGTCCCGTCGATGGCGAGACCATCGCCACCCTGATGCGCTCCTTTGGCGGAAAGATCCGCAGGCAGGACCCTGCCACGGACCGGCTGCGCACACCGGCCTGA
- a CDS encoding TRAP transporter large permease: MGSPEFALAIIAILIGLILCSVPVVIALGLCSFFGLAYLTGSLDIAGSLLANTTYEAIRDYVFAVIPLFVLMGEFIARSGTATDLYNLINRGLKRLPGRLALATVVGNAVFGAVTGVSIASAAAFSRIAYPQMVKHNYDKAAALGSIAGSASLGMLIPPSVLLIVWGVISEQSIGRLFVAGVIPGLVLTGMFFIFIIGFALLKPEAFGETGASGLPDELDTRDPAEARREKLGGLGVCGLIVIVLGGIWFGVFTPTEAAGVGVLLALAMAVLKGVNLRGLGEAVLETGRISAPLLFLLITAQMYSRLLALGGITNFIQDLFLNLGDSPFLILAIMVAVWFVLGMFIDSVSIILLTVPMFAPLASTLGYDPLAFAIMGIVAIEAGLLTPPLGLCVYTVKSCVSDPDATLALIFKGSIPYWIILILLVVLVANFPAMATFLPSLM; this comes from the coding sequence ATGGGTAGTCCCGAATTTGCACTTGCAATCATTGCAATACTGATTGGCCTTATCCTGTGCAGCGTACCTGTCGTGATCGCTCTTGGCCTTTGCAGTTTCTTTGGTCTCGCATATCTGACCGGCAGTCTCGATATTGCCGGATCACTTCTGGCCAACACGACCTATGAAGCCATACGGGACTATGTGTTCGCGGTCATTCCCCTGTTTGTGCTCATGGGGGAGTTCATAGCCCGGTCGGGAACTGCAACCGACCTCTACAATCTGATAAACCGCGGGTTGAAGCGACTGCCAGGCCGGCTGGCGCTCGCCACCGTGGTGGGCAACGCGGTGTTCGGTGCCGTGACCGGTGTCAGCATCGCCTCGGCCGCAGCGTTTTCGCGCATCGCCTATCCGCAGATGGTCAAGCACAATTATGACAAGGCTGCTGCCCTTGGCTCGATCGCCGGCAGCGCCTCGCTCGGCATGTTGATCCCGCCTAGCGTCCTGTTGATTGTCTGGGGCGTCATTTCGGAGCAGTCGATAGGCCGTCTCTTTGTTGCGGGCGTTATTCCGGGGCTCGTGCTCACGGGGATGTTCTTCATCTTCATCATCGGTTTTGCGCTGCTCAAACCTGAAGCCTTCGGCGAAACTGGCGCGTCCGGTTTACCGGATGAGCTTGATACCCGCGATCCTGCCGAAGCCCGCAGGGAGAAGCTTGGCGGCCTGGGTGTCTGCGGTTTGATTGTCATCGTTCTGGGCGGCATCTGGTTTGGCGTGTTTACGCCAACCGAAGCAGCTGGAGTGGGCGTTTTGCTTGCGCTGGCGATGGCTGTCCTGAAAGGTGTAAATCTGCGCGGACTGGGCGAGGCAGTGCTTGAAACCGGACGGATCTCCGCACCGCTGCTGTTCCTGCTGATCACGGCCCAGATGTATTCCCGACTGCTGGCATTGGGCGGGATTACCAATTTCATTCAGGACCTGTTCCTGAACCTTGGCGATTCACCGTTCTTGATCCTGGCCATAATGGTGGCGGTCTGGTTCGTCCTGGGCATGTTCATCGACTCGGTGTCCATCATTCTTCTCACCGTTCCCATGTTCGCGCCGCTGGCCTCGACCCTTGGATACGATCCGCTTGCATTTGCGATCATGGGTATCGTGGCGATTGAAGCAGGACTTCTGACGCCTCCGCTGGGGTTGTGTGTCTACACAGTGAAGAGTTGTGTCTCCGACCCTGACGCCACACTCGCGCTGATTTTCAAGGGCTCCATACCCTACTGGATCATCCTGATTTTGCTGGTCGTTCTCGTTGCCAACTTTCCGGCAATGGCGACTTTTCTTCCATCACTCATGTAA